A genomic window from Flavobacterium azooxidireducens includes:
- a CDS encoding S46 family peptidase translates to MKFLRLLILFLSFSAFAQQGGMWIPSLLEGMNEKEMKSLGMKMSAEDIYSVNKSSMKDAVPHFNNGCTSEVISSKGLLLTNHHCGYGEIQSHSTVENDYLEKGFWAMSLDEELPNEGLVVTFIVKIEDVTSKVLENTQSISNEADKQKKIQENISALTTSLPKESWQENRIRTFYDGNQYIWFVVETYKDVRLVGAPPSSIGKFGSDTDNWVWPRHTGDFSLFRIYADKNNRPAEYSKDNVPYTPKHFFPVSIDGVKEDDFTMVFGYPGRTQEYLPAVAVEQIVNELNPAKIEIRDAALKVQDGFMRKDKAIKIQYAAKYASVANYWKKWIGETKGLKKSNAVQIKKDFEKDFMNKVAKAGKQAEYGNLLSEFEKNYAEIAPYALSRDYFMEVVMRNTELLSFGYRLVQLENLHKTRGEQAFMDRKENFITGFADLYKDFNATVDEKVMEQLIELYATKSPKQFLPEGLLNQDLKAKTTEIYKTSKLTNYNGLKELLTGDAKTVLEKLNNDSGFAFVKMLSEAYTKNVVPKYEEINLKNTALQRTYMKGILELSPKEARIFPDANSTLRVTYGKVKGYAPSDAVYYSPVTYLDGVMEKYVPGDYEFDVSPKLIELYNNKDYGQYAENGKLPVNFIGTNHTTGGNSGSPAIDKNGNLIGLNFDRVWEGTMSDIYYDPAICRNIMVDIRYVLFVIDKYAGAKHLINEMKVVGKKAKK, encoded by the coding sequence ATGAAATTTTTACGCTTACTCATCCTGTTTCTTTCCTTTTCTGCATTTGCCCAACAAGGTGGTATGTGGATTCCGTCACTTTTGGAAGGAATGAACGAAAAAGAAATGAAATCGCTCGGCATGAAAATGTCTGCCGAAGATATTTACTCCGTGAACAAATCGAGTATGAAAGACGCTGTACCGCATTTCAACAACGGCTGTACATCGGAAGTGATTTCTTCTAAAGGACTTTTATTAACCAATCATCACTGTGGTTACGGCGAAATTCAATCCCATTCTACCGTTGAAAATGATTATTTAGAGAAAGGTTTTTGGGCAATGAGTTTAGACGAAGAACTTCCAAACGAAGGACTAGTGGTAACATTCATCGTCAAAATTGAAGATGTCACTTCAAAAGTTTTGGAAAACACGCAATCCATTTCGAACGAAGCAGACAAACAGAAAAAAATTCAAGAAAACATTTCAGCTTTAACCACTTCTTTACCTAAAGAAAGTTGGCAAGAAAACCGAATAAGAACGTTTTATGACGGAAATCAATACATCTGGTTTGTGGTTGAAACCTATAAAGATGTTCGTTTAGTAGGTGCTCCGCCGTCATCCATCGGAAAATTTGGTTCTGATACAGACAACTGGGTTTGGCCTCGTCATACCGGAGATTTTTCGTTGTTCAGAATTTACGCCGACAAAAACAATCGTCCGGCAGAATATTCCAAAGACAATGTTCCTTATACGCCAAAACACTTTTTCCCAGTTTCTATTGACGGTGTAAAAGAAGATGATTTCACAATGGTTTTCGGCTATCCGGGAAGAACGCAAGAATATTTGCCGGCTGTTGCTGTTGAACAAATTGTCAACGAACTCAATCCTGCCAAAATCGAAATTCGTGATGCCGCCTTGAAAGTACAAGACGGTTTTATGCGAAAAGACAAAGCGATTAAAATTCAATATGCTGCCAAATACGCTTCGGTTGCCAATTATTGGAAAAAATGGATCGGCGAAACCAAAGGTTTAAAAAAATCCAATGCGGTTCAAATCAAAAAAGATTTTGAAAAAGATTTCATGAATAAAGTGGCGAAAGCCGGAAAACAAGCTGAATACGGCAACTTACTTTCAGAATTTGAGAAAAATTACGCTGAAATCGCTCCGTATGCATTAAGCCGTGATTATTTTATGGAAGTCGTAATGCGTAACACCGAATTATTGAGTTTTGGTTACCGTTTGGTACAGTTGGAAAACCTTCACAAAACTAGAGGCGAACAAGCGTTTATGGATAGAAAAGAAAATTTCATCACCGGTTTTGCCGATTTATACAAAGATTTCAATGCTACTGTTGACGAAAAAGTAATGGAGCAATTAATTGAATTGTACGCCACCAAATCGCCAAAACAATTTTTACCCGAAGGTTTGTTAAACCAAGATTTAAAAGCCAAAACAACTGAAATCTATAAAACTTCAAAATTAACCAATTACAATGGCTTAAAAGAATTGTTAACGGGAGATGCCAAAACCGTTCTTGAGAAATTAAACAACGATAGCGGATTTGCATTCGTAAAAATGTTATCCGAAGCCTACACCAAAAACGTAGTTCCAAAATACGAAGAAATCAACCTTAAAAATACCGCTTTGCAACGCACGTATATGAAAGGAATTTTGGAATTAAGTCCAAAAGAAGCCCGCATTTTCCCGGATGCTAACTCAACGTTGCGTGTAACGTATGGAAAAGTAAAAGGCTACGCACCTAGCGACGCGGTTTATTACAGTCCGGTGACCTATTTAGACGGTGTGATGGAAAAATACGTTCCGGGCGACTACGAATTTGATGTTTCGCCAAAGTTGATTGAATTATACAACAACAAAGATTACGGACAATATGCCGAAAACGGAAAACTTCCTGTCAATTTCATCGGAACAAATCACACTACAGGAGGTAATTCAGGAAGTCCGGCAATAGACAAAAACGGAAACTTAATCGGCTTAAATTTCGACCGCGTTTGGGAAGGAACTATGAGCGATATTTATTATGATCCGGCCATTTGCAGAAACATTATGGTCGACATTCGTTACGTACTTTTCGTGATTGACAAGTATGCCGGAGCGAAACATTTGATAAATGAAATGAAAGTAGTGGGCAAAAAAGCTAAAAAATAA
- the mutS gene encoding DNA mismatch repair protein MutS has product MKQYNEIKRKYPDACLLFRVGDFYETFGEDAVRASQILGIVLTKRGAGSETETALAGFPHHSLNTYLPKLVKAGLRVAICDQLEDPKMTKTIVKRGVTELVTPGVSMNDEVLQSKSNNFLASVYFGKKQIGVSFLDVSTGEFLTSQGNEEYIDKLLQNFSPSEILVTKNHKQHFREVFGEDYHTFFLEDWVYNEDYGNEVLTKHFQTNSLKGFGIEEMQEGIVASGAVLYYLSETQHNKIQHITSIQRIAEDAYVWMDRFTIRNLELYHSTNPNAVTLLDVIDRTLSPMGSRLLKRWLALPLKDATKIQSRHEVVTFLKDNSEVLQKIQYQIKQISDLERLISKVATGKVSPREVMNLCHSLDAIIPIKTLALASANESLKAIGDSLHACDLLREKIKTTLNHDAPVSINKGNAIAKGIHPDLDELRAISTSGKEYLEGIELRESQKTGISSLKISFNNVFGYYIEVRNTHKDKVPTEWIRKQTLVNAERYITEELKEYEIKILGAEDKIHQLESQLFEQLVIWIGTYIKPVQLNAALIAQLDCLNSFTQLAIENKYVRPILDDSYELEITNGRHPVIEKQLPVGVPYIANDVFLDRDSQQIIMITGPNMSGKSAILRQTALIVLLAQMGSFVPAEAVRMGVVDKIFTRVGASDNISMGESTFMVEMNETASILNNISERSLVLLDEIGRGTSTYDGISIAWAIAEYLHEHPNRPKTLFATHYHELNEMEVTFDRVQNFNVSVKELKDTVLFIRKLVKGGTEHSFGIHVAKMAGMPQTVIQKAQKILKKLEKNHSSEELSGIKSPKDELQLSFFNLDDPLLEEIKEEILNLDINTLTPVEALMKLNEIKRMLTKK; this is encoded by the coding sequence TTTAGGCATTGTTTTAACCAAAAGAGGTGCCGGTTCTGAAACTGAAACTGCTTTAGCGGGTTTCCCACATCATTCGTTAAATACCTATTTGCCAAAATTAGTCAAAGCCGGACTTCGAGTGGCGATTTGTGATCAATTGGAAGATCCAAAAATGACTAAAACTATTGTGAAACGCGGTGTGACCGAATTAGTCACTCCGGGTGTTTCAATGAATGATGAGGTGTTGCAATCCAAATCGAATAATTTTTTGGCTTCGGTTTATTTTGGTAAGAAGCAAATTGGCGTTTCATTTTTGGATGTTTCAACAGGCGAATTTTTGACATCTCAAGGAAATGAAGAATACATAGACAAATTATTACAAAATTTTAGTCCAAGTGAAATTTTAGTAACTAAAAACCATAAACAACATTTTAGAGAAGTTTTTGGCGAAGATTATCACACTTTTTTTCTGGAAGATTGGGTGTATAATGAAGACTATGGCAATGAAGTGTTGACCAAACATTTTCAAACCAATTCTTTAAAAGGATTTGGAATTGAAGAAATGCAAGAAGGAATCGTCGCTTCGGGTGCGGTTTTGTATTATTTATCGGAAACACAACACAATAAAATTCAGCATATTACGTCAATTCAACGCATTGCGGAAGATGCGTATGTGTGGATGGATCGATTTACCATTCGAAATTTAGAATTGTATCACAGCACCAATCCCAATGCAGTTACGTTGTTGGATGTGATTGACAGAACCCTTTCGCCGATGGGTTCACGATTGTTGAAACGTTGGTTGGCTTTACCGTTGAAAGATGCAACTAAAATCCAATCTCGTCATGAAGTGGTGACTTTTTTAAAGGATAATTCGGAAGTTTTACAGAAAATTCAATACCAAATTAAACAGATTTCTGATTTGGAACGGTTGATTTCCAAAGTCGCCACCGGAAAAGTTTCGCCTCGTGAAGTGATGAACCTTTGTCATTCGTTGGATGCGATAATTCCAATTAAAACTTTGGCTTTGGCAAGTGCAAATGAATCGTTAAAAGCGATAGGCGATAGTTTACACGCTTGTGATTTACTTCGTGAAAAAATCAAAACGACGTTAAATCACGATGCACCGGTTTCCATTAACAAAGGAAATGCGATTGCGAAAGGAATTCATCCCGATTTAGATGAATTGAGAGCTATTTCAACTTCCGGAAAAGAATATTTGGAAGGAATTGAGCTGAGAGAATCACAAAAAACAGGAATTTCATCATTGAAAATTTCGTTTAATAATGTTTTTGGTTATTACATCGAAGTTAGAAATACGCATAAAGATAAAGTTCCAACGGAATGGATTAGAAAGCAAACCTTAGTGAATGCCGAACGATATATTACGGAGGAATTAAAAGAATACGAGATAAAAATTCTTGGAGCAGAAGACAAAATTCACCAATTGGAATCGCAATTATTTGAACAATTGGTGATTTGGATTGGCACCTACATTAAACCCGTTCAGTTGAATGCGGCTTTAATTGCTCAGTTGGATTGTTTGAATTCATTTACGCAATTAGCGATTGAAAACAAGTATGTTCGACCAATTTTGGATGATTCGTATGAATTAGAAATCACAAATGGTCGTCATCCTGTCATTGAAAAACAATTGCCGGTTGGTGTTCCGTATATTGCAAATGATGTTTTTTTGGACAGAGATTCGCAACAAATTATTATGATTACGGGTCCGAATATGTCGGGGAAATCGGCTATTTTGCGACAAACGGCTCTAATTGTGCTGTTGGCTCAAATGGGAAGTTTTGTTCCGGCAGAAGCAGTTCGAATGGGTGTGGTAGATAAAATATTTACCAGAGTAGGAGCGAGTGATAATATTTCGATGGGTGAATCGACTTTTATGGTTGAGATGAATGAAACTGCTTCGATTTTGAATAATATTTCTGAACGAAGTTTGGTTTTGTTGGATGAAATCGGGCGAGGAACCAGCACGTATGACGGAATTTCGATTGCGTGGGCCATTGCAGAATATTTGCACGAACATCCTAACCGACCCAAAACGTTGTTTGCCACACATTATCACGAGTTAAACGAGATGGAAGTCACATTTGACCGCGTTCAGAATTTTAATGTTTCCGTAAAGGAATTGAAAGATACCGTTCTTTTTATTCGAAAATTAGTGAAAGGCGGCACCGAACACAGTTTTGGTATTCACGTTGCTAAAATGGCGGGAATGCCACAAACCGTGATTCAAAAAGCACAAAAGATTTTAAAGAAATTAGAAAAAAATCATTCGAGTGAAGAATTATCCGGCATAAAATCTCCGAAGGATGAATTACAGCTTAGTTTTTTTAATTTAGATGATCCATTATTGGAAGAAATCAAAGAAGAAATTCTAAACTTAGACATAAACACGTTAACTCCCGTTGAAGCTTTAATGAAATTGAACGAAATTAAGCGAATGTTGACCAAAAAATAA